The Pseudomonadota bacterium DNA window CGTTCGCTGACTGCCTGCGCACTCGCGCTGGGCCTGGCCGTGTCGACGTCCGCCGTTGCCGAGTGGACGCCACCCGGTCCGATCAAGATGATGATCGCGTTCGCGGCCGGCGGCGGTGCGGACACCCAAGGCCGCATGATCGCCGAAGAGCTCGAGGCGCGCCACGGTTGGAAGATCATCCCAGAGCAGGTCACGGGCAAGGGCGGCTCCGTGCTCGCCAAGGCGATGGTGGACCAGCCCAACGACGGCACGGTCATCGGCCTGTTGGTGACGGAATCGATCGGTTACAACATGGTCGTGGCAGAGAACCCGGGTTATGCGGTCGACGACTTCACCTACCTGACTACCACGGCCGGCTTCCAGATGGGTGTGGTCGCCAAAAGCGAGAAAGGCTGGAACACCTTTGCCGACGTGGTTGCCGCGGCCAAGGGCGGTGAGGCCATCCGCTTCGGTGTCATGAGCCCCAAGCTTGCCGACCTCGCCTACCTGCTCGGTGAGGCGCACGGCGTGGAGTTCAACATCATCAGCGTGCGCGGCGGCAAGGCGGTCATGAACGGCCTGAACGCGGGCGACATGGACATCGGCTGGGGTGCGGGCATCCAGAACAAGGCGGTCGCCGCCGGGGACATGGTCAACCTCGCCTACGGCCTCTCCACCAAGCTGAACATCTCCCCGACCGCGCCGACCATGGCCGAGCTCGGGGTGGACTTCAACGCGGACGGATACTTCCTGTTCGTCGGCCCCGCCGGTATGCCGGAAGACGCGGCCAGCGCCATCAGCTCGGCGATCGCCGAGATCGCGCAAGACACCGAGAGCAAGGCCGGTGGCTTCATCGGCAAAGCCTTCGGCGGCGCCGCGGTGTTGCAAGGCGAGCCGCTGGTGCAGTTCATGGCCGACGGGGTCGCCGACTCCGAAGCCCTGATGGCGGCGACCGAGTAAGACGGTTGCAGCGCGCTCGGGCCACCGTGGCCCGTGCGTGTACTCGGGTCTCACGGGCGTGTCATCGCGCGAACAGTCGCAAGCCACCGACCGCATCCTAGGCGCTGTCTGCCTGGTGTTCGCGTTGGTGCTGGCGTTCATCTGGATCCCGCTGGACGCCGAGACCGGCCTGATTGAAAAGGCGCGCCGACGGCTGGTGATCGGCGACGGCCTTGCACCTACGGTGGCGGCGGGCCTGCTTGCGGTGTCGGGCTTGTGGTTGTGCCTTTCGGGGTGGTGGCGGCGGAGCGGC harbors:
- a CDS encoding tripartite tricarboxylate transporter substrate-binding protein — its product is MFRSLTACALALGLAVSTSAVAEWTPPGPIKMMIAFAAGGGADTQGRMIAEELEARHGWKIIPEQVTGKGGSVLAKAMVDQPNDGTVIGLLVTESIGYNMVVAENPGYAVDDFTYLTTTAGFQMGVVAKSEKGWNTFADVVAAAKGGEAIRFGVMSPKLADLAYLLGEAHGVEFNIISVRGGKAVMNGLNAGDMDIGWGAGIQNKAVAAGDMVNLAYGLSTKLNISPTAPTMAELGVDFNADGYFLFVGPAGMPEDAASAISSAIAEIAQDTESKAGGFIGKAFGGAAVLQGEPLVQFMADGVADSEALMAATE